From Enterococcus mundtii, the proteins below share one genomic window:
- a CDS encoding helix-turn-helix domain-containing protein — MEPFFKLHENKQLHRQIKILTYLRKRNDITSITELVQEIGCTPPTLRSDIQALRTKLPPSIQLQSIKMIGYRLKIPNGETLDTYLLSLVRETITYKIIDRSLRGNQQSFEAMRLEYHLSSSALRKIIQHMNHELKNYRIQLSPKNGDLIGKENEIRFFFFYFYTSFRRTIITDHTYLSSQETYKVMFAELEQVFQSHLHISNFRATLWLSILKERWLRRKQGEIPSETLSMIQSRKSFKRFSKKITPFLREILGIQQLSINELVWAYLIALHCISYSSSNYQETISHKATHYQEEAPAKKWIKQFLLDEVLIDGTTKEGIEQMSAYLANLRLLNKITDGFENHPLSIDHLVDPYFEALYHSWQDRLQQLKWQEIIPMTCIKEVALSLSMIQSSYQQIQRRKKQMIVFTFHGDAGYDNFLMAMIQKWLPETYHPLFLFDQPITQTKIDELGACLIISNYDLTEKMACEVIQIAQIPTHEEWTDLKLHLIERASSH, encoded by the coding sequence ATGGAACCTTTTTTCAAACTACATGAAAATAAACAATTACATCGTCAAATCAAGATTCTTACTTATTTGAGAAAACGAAATGACATCACTTCGATCACTGAATTAGTTCAAGAAATAGGCTGCACACCACCCACTCTACGTTCAGATATTCAGGCATTACGTACCAAATTACCACCATCGATTCAATTGCAATCAATCAAAATGATTGGCTACCGTTTAAAAATACCCAATGGGGAAACACTGGATACATATCTTTTGTCTCTTGTTAGAGAAACGATTACTTATAAGATCATTGACCGTAGCCTTCGGGGAAATCAGCAATCCTTCGAAGCCATGCGCTTGGAATATCATTTATCTAGTTCAGCTTTACGCAAAATCATTCAACACATGAACCATGAACTAAAAAACTACCGAATCCAACTCTCTCCCAAAAATGGTGATCTTATTGGAAAAGAAAACGAGATTCGTTTTTTCTTTTTTTACTTTTATACGAGTTTTCGACGAACGATCATTACAGATCATACTTATTTATCCTCTCAAGAGACATACAAAGTCATGTTCGCTGAACTAGAGCAAGTATTTCAGTCTCATTTACATATTAGTAATTTTCGTGCTACGCTATGGTTGTCCATCTTAAAAGAAAGATGGTTGCGTCGTAAACAAGGTGAAATCCCCTCAGAAACATTGAGTATGATCCAGTCTAGAAAAAGCTTCAAAAGGTTCTCAAAAAAAATCACTCCTTTTCTGAGAGAGATTCTTGGTATCCAACAGCTGTCTATAAATGAACTAGTTTGGGCTTATTTGATTGCTTTACACTGTATTTCCTATAGCTCATCTAACTATCAAGAGACAATATCGCATAAAGCGACCCATTATCAAGAAGAAGCACCAGCCAAAAAATGGATCAAGCAATTTCTACTCGACGAAGTGCTTATTGACGGTACAACAAAGGAAGGTATTGAGCAAATGAGTGCTTATTTAGCTAATCTTCGCTTACTTAATAAAATCACTGATGGTTTTGAGAATCACCCGCTGTCGATTGATCATTTAGTCGATCCATACTTTGAAGCACTCTATCACTCCTGGCAAGACCGATTGCAGCAACTAAAATGGCAAGAGATCATACCAATGACCTGCATAAAAGAAGTTGCACTATCTTTGAGTATGATCCAATCCTCCTATCAGCAAATCCAAAGAAGGAAAAAGCAAATGATCGTCTTTACTTTTCATGGAGATGCTGGCTATGATAATTTTTTAATGGCTATGATCCAAAAATGGCTACCTGAAACGTATCACCCTCTTTTTCTTTTCGATCAACCGATTACACAAACAAAGATCGACGAGTTAGGAGCTTGTCTCATCATCAGTAACTATGATCTTACGGAGAAAATGGCCTGTGAAGTGATTCAAATTGCCCAAATCCCGACGCATGAGGAGTGGACAGACTTAAAACTACATTTGATTGAACGTGCTTCAAGTCATTGA
- a CDS encoding bacterial Ig-like domain-containing protein — MDHRKIVKVTASMLLLMNASQQSIMTFADHLDSGQMTEELVSSTIEEPTENSVMETAENEAMDEQQISETPESSATVPSEVPTQPTTETTPDVNAEVEQSTVDSTVPTTVEQEVTDVSSAPVIPDPNAKTECFEIEVTEEQLASGVFGSSPWRIDQEGVLYIDAGTLGETTLAARAPWFPHRSLIKKVVLTGPVVANAESLGLFFDLNQLTTIENLTNLDTSQVTNMDYFFAWCQQLTSLDLTTFDTQNVRSMNHMFNGVSSVSTLDLTNFNTANVTEMSHIFYGMSGLTSLDLSSFNTTNVSNMSYMFYDCSALTTLDVTGFQTANVTNFSHMFRGCSGLAQLDLSSFVTSQATEMSFMFHGCSGLQALDVTHFDTSNVMYMHYMFHGCSGLTELDVSRFDTTNVTSMYYMFFGCSGLTALDVTNFSTTNVTTMSFMFAECLNLEAIDVSGFDTENLRFMRGMFRNCQKITELDLSHFKTGKVQLQQEMFAGTTSLSKISLGVQFYSLNDTNIPELLATEEHTGYWQNVGSGTDDVPLGEYVLSSFSLMSTYENSMADTYVWQPTASESIRAIDSTIYVGDSWEPIDNFVLATDPNGESIPFDESMVTGTVDTTTAGVYPVTYTNGSASQQINVTVEESQETLKVTDSTIIVGDAWTPSDNFVSATDKTGETVAFDENMASGSVDTTQVGEYKITYTYGSISREITVTVIASQEAIKAINSRIHTGDVWHPSDNFISATNRAGDTLPFDESMVSGTVDTGRTGNFIITYTNGEASQKITVTVVENRETIQAKNGSIYVGDKWAPSDQFVSATNKDGEMIVFDESMVSGTVDTTKAGDYPLTYTNGRATEEVMVVVKENGETIVTKDLQLYIGDTWNPSDGFVSATNREGFTLAFDQNMVSGDVDTNKEGTYTITYTNGSVSETSQVTVSKRGITGGNANTGGGNTQQKKTANTPATQKRQVQGNTAKNLPKTGEIQSSAAVLGLALVGGAIGTYIYNKKKNRND; from the coding sequence ATGGACCACAGAAAAATAGTAAAAGTGACAGCTTCAATGTTATTACTCATGAACGCATCCCAACAGAGTATCATGACGTTTGCTGATCACTTAGACAGTGGACAAATGACAGAAGAGCTAGTCAGTTCGACCATCGAAGAACCAACAGAGAACAGCGTGATGGAAACAGCAGAAAACGAAGCGATGGATGAGCAGCAAATAAGCGAAACACCAGAATCCTCAGCGACTGTTCCATCTGAAGTGCCGACACAACCCACCACAGAAACAACGCCAGATGTAAATGCTGAGGTAGAGCAATCGACTGTCGATTCGACAGTTCCCACCACTGTGGAACAAGAAGTGACGGATGTTTCTAGTGCCCCAGTTATTCCAGATCCAAATGCCAAGACGGAATGTTTTGAGATAGAGGTGACAGAAGAGCAATTGGCATCTGGTGTGTTCGGTAGCAGTCCTTGGCGGATCGACCAAGAAGGTGTTTTGTACATAGATGCAGGAACATTAGGAGAAACAACTTTGGCGGCTCGTGCGCCGTGGTTTCCTCACCGTTCACTCATCAAAAAAGTGGTTCTTACTGGACCAGTGGTAGCGAATGCTGAATCACTAGGATTGTTTTTTGATCTGAATCAGCTAACGACGATCGAGAATTTAACCAATCTAGATACAAGTCAAGTCACGAATATGGATTATTTCTTTGCTTGGTGCCAGCAACTGACCTCATTGGATCTTACAACTTTTGATACCCAAAATGTTCGTTCGATGAACCACATGTTCAATGGGGTATCTTCTGTCAGTACGCTCGATCTAACCAACTTCAATACTGCGAACGTCACTGAAATGAGTCATATATTTTATGGGATGAGTGGATTGACTTCATTAGATTTGTCCAGTTTTAACACGACGAACGTGTCGAACATGAGCTACATGTTTTATGATTGCTCTGCCTTGACGACACTGGATGTAACTGGTTTTCAAACAGCCAACGTGACAAATTTCAGTCATATGTTCCGCGGTTGTTCCGGATTGGCTCAACTGGATCTTTCTAGTTTTGTAACGAGTCAAGCAACAGAAATGTCCTTCATGTTCCATGGCTGTTCGGGATTACAAGCGTTAGATGTGACACATTTTGATACGAGCAACGTTATGTACATGCATTATATGTTCCATGGCTGTTCCGGTTTGACAGAACTTGATGTTAGCCGCTTTGATACGACAAACGTGACTTCTATGTACTATATGTTCTTCGGCTGTTCCGGTCTGACAGCGTTAGATGTTACGAACTTTTCAACAACTAACGTGACAACAATGAGTTTTATGTTTGCAGAATGTCTCAATTTAGAAGCAATCGATGTCAGTGGTTTTGATACGGAGAATCTTCGATTTATGCGAGGAATGTTTAGAAACTGCCAAAAGATCACTGAATTGGATCTATCACATTTTAAAACTGGCAAGGTGCAATTGCAGCAAGAGATGTTTGCTGGTACAACCTCCTTATCGAAAATCTCTTTAGGTGTCCAGTTTTATTCTTTAAATGATACCAATATTCCAGAGTTGCTCGCTACAGAAGAGCATACGGGGTATTGGCAAAACGTGGGATCTGGCACAGACGATGTCCCACTCGGTGAATATGTATTAAGCTCCTTTTCACTGATGTCAACTTATGAAAATAGTATGGCGGATACTTATGTGTGGCAACCAACCGCTAGTGAGTCGATCCGCGCAATTGATTCAACGATTTATGTTGGTGATAGTTGGGAACCAATCGACAATTTTGTTTTAGCGACCGATCCAAATGGAGAATCAATTCCTTTTGACGAAAGTATGGTCACTGGTACAGTGGATACGACGACAGCAGGAGTCTATCCAGTGACTTATACCAATGGATCTGCAAGTCAACAGATCAATGTGACTGTCGAAGAAAGTCAAGAAACCCTTAAAGTCACAGATTCGACGATCATTGTAGGGGATGCTTGGACACCAAGTGATAATTTTGTTTCTGCTACTGATAAAACGGGAGAAACTGTTGCCTTTGATGAAAATATGGCCAGCGGCTCAGTCGATACGACACAAGTAGGCGAATACAAAATCACCTATACGTATGGTTCAATCAGTCGTGAAATCACAGTGACCGTCATTGCTAGTCAAGAAGCGATCAAGGCAATCAATTCAAGGATTCATACAGGTGATGTTTGGCATCCAAGCGATAATTTTATCTCAGCAACCAATAGAGCAGGTGACACTTTGCCATTTGATGAAAGTATGGTGTCAGGCACCGTTGACACCGGACGAACAGGAAACTTCATCATTACTTATACGAATGGAGAAGCCTCTCAAAAAATCACAGTGACCGTGGTTGAAAATAGAGAAACGATCCAAGCAAAAAATGGCAGCATTTATGTCGGTGATAAGTGGGCGCCAAGTGATCAATTTGTATCTGCTACAAACAAAGATGGGGAAATGATCGTTTTTGATGAAAGCATGGTCAGTGGTACGGTAGATACAACTAAAGCTGGCGATTATCCGTTGACTTATACCAACGGTCGAGCAACAGAAGAAGTCATGGTAGTCGTAAAAGAAAACGGAGAAACGATTGTGACAAAGGATCTCCAATTATATATCGGTGATACGTGGAACCCAAGCGATGGCTTCGTATCGGCAACAAATCGCGAAGGGTTCACTCTTGCATTTGACCAGAATATGGTGTCAGGTGATGTTGATACCAACAAAGAAGGAACCTACACGATCACTTATACGAATGGTTCCGTTTCAGAAACAAGTCAAGTGACAGTGAGTAAACGAGGGATTACGGGAGGAAATGCCAACACAGGCGGAGGGAATACTCAGCAAAAGAAAACAGCCAACACCCCTGCGACCCAAAAAAGACAAGTCCAAGGAAATACAGCAAAAAACTTACCAAAAACGGGTGAGATCCAATCTAGTGCAGCAGTTCTTGGTTTAGCCCTCGTAGGTGGAGCGATAGGAACTTATATCTACAATAAAAAGAAAAATCGTAACGATTGA
- a CDS encoding DUF3114 domain-containing protein, protein MKSLFLMPFNLRKELLDGESFNYASKNDRLHKLLDSSPSKKLDHQVRQQAKKAWISVSITKYFNRHPNVSPMILGLLLFLALHFLFFFIIDKEKEQ, encoded by the coding sequence ATGAAATCACTATTCCTGATGCCATTTAATTTGAGAAAAGAATTACTTGATGGAGAATCGTTTAATTATGCCAGCAAAAATGATCGATTACATAAACTTTTAGATAGTTCGCCCTCAAAAAAACTTGATCATCAGGTTCGTCAACAAGCAAAAAAAGCTTGGATCAGCGTGAGTATCACAAAATACTTCAATCGGCACCCAAATGTTTCGCCAATGATTCTTGGATTGTTACTCTTTTTGGCGTTGCATTTTTTGTTCTTTTTTATCATAGACAAAGAAAAAGAACAATGA